Part of the Geoalkalibacter ferrihydriticus DSM 17813 genome is shown below.
TTTCTCAGACCTTGAGGGCTCAGGTCAAAGCCAAGGCCGCGGGCATGTTCGCGCAAGGCAATGTTGTGCTCACGGCTGCCGGTATAATGCAATAGCGCGGCTGGAAATTGCGCAGGCGAAACGCAGTGCAGATCGACCTGCAGGCCATTTTTCAACCGAATTTTTGCCTTGTTGCCGCGCGGCGTCTGCATGACCGCGCCCGGGGTGGCATAAAAGACGTCCAATAGGACGCGGCACGGCCGGCCGGCCGCCACCAGATCGACATCCTTAACTGTTTCGCAGCCACGTCGCACACTGCCGGCCTCCGAGAGCTGCGCACACTGGGGATGGTTGGCGAGCCCTGCTGTGAGCAGAGCGGCGGCCTCCAGCCCGTCAGAGAGGAGAAAGCGCCCCTTGAAACGTTTGAGACGCTCGATACCGGCGAGAATGACATCCTGAATCCTGGCACCGAAGCCGGGCAGATCCAACAAGCGGTTCTCGTTACAGGCGTATTCCAATTCGCCCAGGGAGCCGATCTGTAATTTCTCCAGAAGAATACGCGCGCGTTTCGGGCCCAGATTCGGTATCCGCAGAAGCTCCTCGACACCTTTGGGCAAAGTTGCAAGCAATTCGCGGCGCAAGGCAAGATCGCCGGTTTTCAGCACCTCCGCGACATCTTGCGCGAGCTTCTCGCCGATTCCGGGAATCTCCCGCAGGCGCCCGGCGCCGGCCAATCCATCCAGAGATCCGGAAAAATCGACCAGACTGCGTGCCGCGCGGCGATAGGCACCGACCCGGTACGGATTTCCGCCCTGCACTTCGAGTAGCTGCGCAACTTGCTGGAAAATATCAGATATCTGAATCCTGTCCACTGCTTTCACAACCTTATCCACAGCCTCGACAGACCGTATTCAGCCGGCGGCGACTTCCATACCGCGACTCTTTATTTCTTTGACCCGCAGGGTGCAGGCGGGCTCATGGATTTCCACCGTGAGGATCAGAGGAAGGTGTGGTGCGGCACAACGCGCCAGTCGAGAACGACCGATGTGGGACTCAAGCACCTCGATTTTGCCCTTGAGGTAGGCGCGGTCACGGCCGATCAGAGGAAAGCGCGCCGGATAGGTGGCTGACCACAGAGGCCGCCGCGCCTGGCGCAGGTGAATATTGAGTTCAAGATTGGCCAGGGTCCAGACGATATCGCCGAAGTCGCCCACTATCAGGGCGGGACACACCAGAGCGTCATCCCCGAGAAGATCGCGACTGAGAAGATTCTGCACTTGTCGACCACGCCGCAGTCCGCTTTTTAGAAGCAGGTTAAATAGATGCAGTCGCTTGCCGCGCACATCGGCATCGCCGCGCAAGCAGCTACCCCCATCGCCGAGATCGTATTCACGCAATCCGGCCAGGGGAAAATAGGAGAGAAAAGCATTGCAACCCCGCCGGCCCTTGGAGTAAGC
Proteins encoded:
- a CDS encoding endonuclease/exonuclease/phosphatase family protein, whose amino-acid sequence is MSVSRVRIMTYQVGSCRGSDGRSDPGRVAEVIAEGCPDIVAVQNIDADSACDHLQQLEKRLGMTAYSKGRRGCNAFLSYFPLAGLREYDLGDGGSCLRGDADVRGKRLHLFNLLLKSGLRRGRQVQNLLSRDLLGDDALVCPALIVGDFGDIVWTLANLELNIHLRQARRPLWSATYPARFPLIGRDRAYLKGKIEVLESHIGRSRLARCAAPHLPLILTVEIHEPACTLRVKEIKSRGMEVAAG